One window of Sphingobium sp. HWE2-09 genomic DNA carries:
- a CDS encoding SGNH/GDSL hydrolase family protein — MRRMRSGLCALAAVALLPIQAFAADNGRWVASWASSPSLPTTKLPYDFWQPAPEVQGTIRYHLRLSAGGTQVQVRLSGETQLQDVTIGSATIALADAQGRIDAATIRPLTFAGARSVRLPMGAPLLSDPLAIMVKPGAVAIVSVYLPTKVTLPQSDPNHMAEWATGADQTASATLTSATAVSAREIVSTILVQSDRTARTIVTFGDSITDGFGAKDPLLRGWPGQLARMLTAKGVTNIGIANAGIGGNRVLRDEVGESGLARFDRDALAVPGVTDIVLLEGINDLGLSGLKNPRAEGNHPTITADDLIAGYRQLIQRAHARGIKVHGATLTPFLGSTFPGYATPEKEKVRQAINQWILTSGAFDGVIDFDAVVRDPAAPDHILAAYDCGDKLHPSDAGYAAMAKAAQDHFRF; from the coding sequence ATGCGTAGGATGAGGTCGGGCCTGTGCGCCCTTGCAGCCGTCGCGCTGCTGCCGATACAGGCGTTTGCTGCCGACAATGGCCGCTGGGTCGCCAGCTGGGCATCCAGCCCGTCCCTGCCCACCACGAAGCTGCCCTATGATTTCTGGCAACCTGCGCCGGAGGTGCAGGGCACGATCCGCTACCATCTGCGCCTTAGCGCTGGCGGCACGCAGGTACAGGTCCGGCTGTCGGGCGAAACCCAGTTGCAGGACGTGACGATCGGCAGCGCCACCATCGCCCTGGCCGATGCGCAGGGCCGGATCGACGCCGCCACCATTCGTCCGCTGACTTTTGCGGGCGCGCGTTCGGTCCGCCTGCCCATGGGCGCGCCGCTCTTGTCCGATCCGCTCGCGATTATGGTGAAGCCCGGCGCAGTCGCCATCGTCAGCGTCTATCTGCCGACCAAGGTCACGCTGCCCCAGTCCGACCCCAATCATATGGCGGAGTGGGCGACCGGTGCCGACCAGACCGCCTCCGCCACGCTGACCAGCGCAACCGCCGTCTCTGCACGCGAAATCGTCTCTACGATCCTTGTCCAGTCGGACCGGACGGCGCGCACGATCGTCACCTTCGGCGATTCCATTACCGACGGTTTCGGCGCAAAGGATCCGCTGTTGCGCGGCTGGCCGGGTCAGTTGGCGCGCATGCTGACCGCCAAGGGCGTCACCAATATCGGCATCGCCAATGCGGGCATCGGCGGCAACCGCGTCCTGCGCGACGAAGTGGGGGAAAGCGGCCTCGCCCGTTTCGACCGCGACGCGCTGGCCGTGCCGGGCGTCACCGACATCGTCCTGCTCGAAGGGATCAACGATCTGGGTCTGAGCGGTCTTAAAAACCCGCGTGCCGAAGGCAACCACCCCACCATCACCGCCGATGACCTGATCGCAGGTTATCGCCAACTCATTCAACGCGCCCATGCCCGTGGCATCAAGGTGCATGGCGCGACGCTCACGCCCTTCCTCGGCTCGACCTTCCCCGGCTACGCCACGCCCGAAAAGGAAAAGGTCCGTCAGGCCATCAACCAGTGGATTCTCACCAGCGGCGCCTTTGACGGGGTGATCGATTTCGACGCGGTCGTGCGCGATCCCGCCGCGCCCGACCATATCCTTGCCGCCTATGATTGCGGCGACAAACTCCACCCGTCCGACGCGGGCTATGCCGCCATGGCCAAGGCCGCACAGGACCATTTTCGCTTCTAA